Within Paenibacillus albicereus, the genomic segment CAGGAACGGCAGCGGCGGACAGCGGAACGTCATGACGGGCATATCCTGCATCGAACCATCTCTCCTGCCTATGAGGCGTAGCGCCCCGATTAAAGGGAAAGGCCGGGCGCCCGCTCGGGGACGCCCGGCTTCCCGGACCGAACCTTATTCTATCAAATTCGCGGCGCTCCGGACAGGCCGGAGCCGGACCCGGCCGATTTCTTGTAGGCGGAAGGCGGCATGCCGGTCGCTTTCTTGAACTTGGCATGGAAGTAGTCCACGTTGCCGTAGCCGACCTTCTCCGCCGCCTGGCGCACCTTCATGCCGCCCTCGAGCATGGCGATCGCGCGCTCGATGCGCAGCTGGTCGAGGTAGGCGTTGAACGAGAGGCCGGTGTGGCTCTTGAACAGCTTGCCGAGATAGCCGCTGTTGTAGCCGTACAGTCCGGCCAGCATCTCCAGCCGCAGCGGCTCGCTGTAATGCCGCTCCATGTACGCGAGCATGCGCCGCAGCACGGAGCCGCTGTCTCCGGCGTCCAGCTCCGCGGAGAGCTCGGCGAGCTGGCGCTCCAGCTCGGCCAGCAGGCCGCCGAGACGGTCCTGACGGTAGACGCCGGCCGCGAGCCCGGCATGCGCCGCCGGAGCGAAGCCGTCGATCGACGAGGCGAGCTCCGACAGCGTCAGCCCGCACAGCTCCGCCATCGCTCCGGCTGCGGCCGGGCGCGAGCTGTCGGCCGCGGCGAAGCTCCACGCCGCCTCCTCCAGCGTCTCGCGCACCCGCTCCGCGTTGCCGGTCTCGACCGCCTGAGCGAGCCGCTTGGCCAGCTGCGCCGTCGCCTCCGGCCCGGGCAGAGGTCCGCGCGCTCCGCCCGGCTCCAGCCGCGCCTCCAGCGGCTCCGGCAGCCGCTCATGGACGAGGTCCGGCTCCAGCACGAAGCGATGCCGCAGCAGCGCCTCCGCCTCGCGGCAGGAGCGGGCCAGCTCGCCCGCTCCCGCGTCCGCGCCGAGCGCGGCGGTGCAGCCTTCCTCCGCCAGCGCCTCCTCCAGCAGCCGCCTCGCGGCCCGCAGCCCGGCCTCGCCTCCGGGCACGAGCAGCACGGCCGCTCCGGCGCGCCGCGCGACCGGCCCGAGCCCGGCTGCCCCCGCATGGGCGGACAGCCGCTCGCGCAGCTGCTCCAGCCTCGCCGCCCCGCCGTCCGGCGGCTCGACGAGCAGCGCCCGCCACGGCCCGGAGCCGCCGGCGAGCGCCGAGCCGGCCGCAGCCTCGGCGAGCGCGCCGTCCTCGCCGTCCAGCAGCGCGAGCAGCGCCGCTTCCCGACCCGCCTCCTCCGCCTGGCCGCGCGCCTCCCGCCGCTCTTCGCGGAGCGCCAGCGAGATGCGCTCGGCGTACGCCTCCAGCTCCTCCTCGTCGACCGGCTTCAGCAGGTAGCCCTCGATGCCGAGCCGGATCGCCTGCTGCGCGTAGGCGAAGTCGGCATGGCCGCTCAGCACGAGCACGCGGCAGGCGCTGTCCAAGCGGCGGATCTCCTCGACCAGCTCCAGCCCGCTGCGCCTCGGCATGCGGATGTCGACGACGACCAGATCCGGCCTCAGCTCGCGGAACTGCCGCAGGCCGTCCTCACCGTCGACCCCGAGCCCCGCCACGCGGAAGCCGTGCCGCTCCCAGTCGACAAGCGTCTGCAGCCCTTCCCGAATCGCCGGCTCGTCGTCGACGATCAGCAGCTTGAACATGATTACCCCTCCTTGTCGCGAATGCGGAAAAAGACCCGCGTGCCATGCCCCTCCCGGCTCTCGACCGTCAAGCCGCTCTCCCGGCCGAAGCCGAGCGCAAGCCGCTGATGCACGTTGCGCAGGCCGATGCGATGGCCCTTGTCCTCCGCCTCGTCATCCAGCGCCTCCCGGACCTGCGCGAGCCGCTCCGGCGGCATGCCGACCCCGTTGTCCGCCACCTCGACCTCCAGCGCTCCGTCCTCCGCCAGCCTGGCGCGGACCGTGACCCGCCCGCCGGAGCCGATGCCCTCCAGGCCGTGCACGACGGCATTCTCGACGAGCGGCTGCACGATCAGCGGCGGCACGAGCGTGGCGCCGGCCGCGCCGGCCGCTTCCAGCTCGTAGGCGAGCCGGTCGCTGCCGTAGCGGAACTTCTGGATCTCCAGGTAATACCGGACGATCTCCAGCTCCTCGGCCAGCGGGATGTGCCGGGAGCCGATCTCGATGTTGTTGCGGATGAGTCGGCCGAGCATGCGCACGACCGAGGCGATCTCCTTCTCGCCCTTCATATGGATGCGCATCCGGATCGATTCCAGCGCGTTGAACAGGAAATGCGGATTGATCTGGCTCGCCATCATCTTGAGCTTGATGTCCCGCTGCCGCACCTCCATGGCGATCCGCTGGCGGTGCGAGTCCTCGACCTCCGCCATCAGCTCGCGGATGTTGGCCACCATCGAGTTGAACTGGCGGGAGAGCAGCCCGATCTCGTCGTTGCCCTGGATGTCGGAGTGCACGCTGAAGTCGCCCTTGCTGATGCGCGACATGTTGCGGTAGAGGACGAGCGTGCGCCGGGTCAGCATCGTAGACACGATCCAGATGAGCACGAAGCCCACCGCCATGCTCGCGCCGAGCACGCCGAGACCGAGCAGCGCGACGCGATTGGCCTCGCCGACGATGCTCTGGACCTGGAACAGGCTCACGATCCGCAGCCCCTCCACGCTGGAGCGGGGCATCAGGTCCTCGATGACGACGCGGTACGCCTCGCCGTCGATCTGCTGCTCATAGGTGCCCGCTCCCAGCTCCGCGATCCCGGGCATGTCGAGCTCCCTCAGGTTGCGGCCGACCCAGGCGCTGTTGCGCGCCGCCGCGATCGTCCCGTCGGCATCCGCAATCATCGTGTCGTACGGCTCCTGCTTCAGCATCGCGTTGAAGAGGGCGGGGTTGACCTCGATGACCAGGATGCCGCTGGAGCGGTACTCCGCGAACGGAATTCGGCGCACCAGGCTGAGCTGCTTGCCGTCCAGCACGGACTCTCCGGCGACGTAGCGCCAGTGGATGCCGTCCCTGCCCATCGCGGCTTGATGCCAGGGCTGGCGGCCGATCTCCGGCGTCTCGAGCACGAACTCCCCGTTGTTCAGCAGCGTCGGGTTGCCGTGGTACAGCCGGATGCCGGACACTTCGCGGTACAGGCTGGACGCGTCGGTGAAGCTCGTGAAGTCCCACAGCGCCTTGGTCGCCTCATACACTGTCTCGTAGCGGCCGGAGGCGACCTCCTTGAGCGACTCGCTGATCATGTAGTCGTCGGACAGGTCGATCGGCACGCGGAGCACGTCCGAGATTTGCGTCACGATCTTGTCTACGTTGTTCGTCGTCTGCCGGGTCGCCTGCTCGAGCACGTTGCTCCGATAGGCCGCCGTCAGGAACAGCCCCGCGATGAGCACGGGGATGAGCACGACGATGAGGAACGCGATGAACAGCTGGTTTTTGAGCCGGAGATTGTGAAAGCTCCGGCTCATCCGGGATGCGAGCGCGCGCATGCGGTTCCCTCTCTCTGCCCGCTTGCCTCGCGAGCCTTATGGGGCAAGCGCTTTCGGCAAGCTTTTTCCTCTATCGTAAGGCAGCGGTTCCCTCGGCACAACCGCCAAAGGCTCCCTGCCCCCTCGGGGGACAGGAAGCCCTGCTTCGTGCCGCGGCGCTGCCGCGCGGCGGGAGCCTTGACTCGTTACTTCGCCGACCACTGCTCCACGCGGTCCTTGACCGCCTGGGTGTAGATCTCCTCCGCCTTCTTGAGGTTGACCTTCTCCAGCTGGGCGAGCATGTCGTCGAACACCTTGTCGAAGTCGGCCGGCTTCGCCAGGATCGCTTCCGGAACCTTCTTCCAGATGATGTCCTCCGCCTTCTTGAAGATGACGTTGTAGTCCGGATCGGTCGGAGCCGGGATGTTCCAGGCCGCGCCGTACGGGCGCTCCTTGAACTCGCTCGGTTTCGGGAACAGGTCGATCCAGGTCGAGGCGCCGTACGCCTGGAGCGTCTCCTTCTCCGCCGCCGTGTAGCCCTCGATGATCTGCTCCGGGAAGTTCGTCGTGTAGTAGTTGCCGCTCGGGTCCTTCACGCCGTCGCCGTAGTGAGGCCCCATGGCGAAGTAGAGTCCGATGCCCGTCTTCTTCGTGAAGTTGCTGTTGTCCTCGGTCTTCTGCTTCTGGATGTCGGCCGGAATGACGCGCTTGCCGTCCTGCACCTGGTAATGCTGGCCCTCGATGCCCCAGTTGCGGAGCACCTGGCCCTCATCGGAGGCGAGCCAGTCGAGGAACTTGATCGCGCGCACCGGGTCCTTGCAGCTCTCGGTGATGGCGATGCCGTAGCCGGCCATGAAGCCCGTCGGCGCGAAGCTGGCGTCCTTGAACTCGGAGGACATCGTCACGGGAAGATGGGCGTACGTGTAGGCCCCGTCTTCCTTCGTCTTGATGGCGTTCTCCGCGTCCGAGTAGCCCCACTCCTGGTCGATCAGGCCGAGCACGCGGCCGCTGGCGATTTTCGCCTTGTACTGGTCGCTCTTCTGCACGAACGCTTCCTTGTCGAGCAGCCCTTCGTTGAACATCTTGTTGAGCCAGCGGATGTATTCGCGCTCTTCCGGACGCTTGATATGGAAGGAAGCCTCGTACGTCTCGGGGTTGATGTAGTATTCGCCGTCGTCCGGCAGGCCCGTCGCCAGGAAGGCCGGGTTCGTCACCGTAATCATGATGCGCCAGTTGTCGGCGTCGAGCGTGAGCGGGATCGTCGGCTGACCGTCCGTCGTCGGATGCTTGGCATAGTACGTCTTGATCGCGTTCTCATAGTCCTCGAGCGTCTTGATCTGCGGGTAGCCGAGCTCCTTGAGCACGCGCTGCTGCAGCTCGAAGCCGCCGCCGGCGTCGAAGTACGTCTGGTCGATGGAATCGTTGGTCGGCAGCACGTAGATCGCTTCGTCTTCCTTGCTGTACTTGAGGCGCTGCATGTACTTGCCGTACACCTTCTTGAGGTTCGGCGCATGCTCCTCGATGAGGTCGGTCAGGTCGAGCACCGCGCCGGCGTCGACGAGCTTGTTGATGTCGCCCTTGGCGAACACCAGGTCCGGGTACTGGCCGCTCGCCGCCATTAGGGCGATCTTGTCCGTGCCGCCGCCGGATACCGCGTATTCGGCCTTGATCGTGACGCCGGTCTTTTCCGTGATCGCCTTGCCGACCTCGTCCTGCATGTTGTTCCAGTTCGGGCTGGCGTCCGCGCCGAAGAACGAGAACGTGATCGGATCGGCCGTAGCCTCTCCGCCCGCATCCGTTCCCGCGTTCGTGCCGGCGTTCGTAGCCGGAGCATTGCCGTTGCCGTTGCCGTTGCCGCTGCAGCCGGCCGATACAGCCAGCATTCCCGCCAGCACCAGCATCGACGCGGTCCGCGTCTTTCTTCTGTGCAGTACCTTCATGTGTGTTTGGCCTCCCATTCGTTTATGACCCTGACCTTGCCGCTCGATGCCATGCCGATGATCCGGCTTTTGCAAAAATGAAGCGCATACAACTTGCTTGTATTAGAAGGGCCGCAGGAAGCGGCCCGGCTAACCGGTGATGGGGGCGTACAAGCGGAACCCTTGCCTGCCGCCCATGGAACGGGCCGGGCGGCTGCCGTTCCGCAGGGTCAAGCCGTCTCGGAACAGGCGCTTCTGGCTCTTGTCCCCGCTAGGCCTTGACCGCGCCGAGCGTCATGCCGCCGACGAAGTACCGCTGAAGGAACGGATACACGACGAGGATCGGCACGGTGACGACGATCGTGATCGCCATCTTGATCGACTCCGGCGACACCTGATTCATCAGCTTGGACATGTCCTCGTTGCTGCCCCGCATGTTGGCTCCGCCCTGCTGCGTGCTCTGAAGCACCTTCATCAGCTCGTACTGCAGCGTCGTCCACGTCTCGTTCGAGCCGTTGTACAGGTAGGTGTCGAACCAGGCGTTCCACTGGCCGACCGCCAGGAACAGCGCGATCGTGGCGAGCGCCGGCTTGCAGAGCGGCAGGATGATGCGCCAGTAGATCGTGAAGTCGTTCGCGCCGTCGAGCTTGGCCGACTCCTGCAAGGCGTACGGCAGCCCGTCGATGAACGAGCGGATGATGAACACGTTGAACGCGCCGACCATGCCCGGCAGCACATAGATCCAGAACGTGCCGATCAGGTTCAGGTCCCGCATGAGCAGGTACACCGGGATGAGGCCGCCGGAGAAGTACATCGTCAGCGCCAGGAACACCGAGACGAAGCGGCGCGCCTGGAAGTCCACGCGGCTGAGCGTGAACGCCAGCATCGAGGCGCTGACGAGTCCGAGCAGCGTGCCTACGACCGTCCGCAGCACCGATACCTGCAAGCCCTGGAGCAGGCCCTCGTAGGCGAAGATGACACGGTAGTTCTCGAACGTGAACTGCCTCGGGAAGATGCTGATGCCTCCCCGCACCGTGTCCTGGGAGTTGTTGAGCGAGATCGCCAGCACGTTCAGGAACGGATAGAGCGTGACGACGAGGAGCACCAGCATGATGATGATATTGATGACGTCGAACGTTTTCTCGCCGCGGGTGGCGTTGAAGCTGCCCGCCGTTGCCCTTGCCATGGAACCCCCTCCTTACATGATGCTTTCCTTGGTGACCTTCTTCAGCACGCCGTTGGCGGCGAACAGGAGCAGGATGCTGACCACCGAGTTGAAGATGCCGATGGCCGTGCCGAAGCTGAACCGGCTCAGGTTGAGGCCGTAGTTCAGGGCGTATAGGTCGAGCACCTCGGAGTAGTCCATGACCAGGTTGTTGCCGAGCAGGAACTGCTTCTCGAAGCCGATGCTGATGAGATGGCCGATGCTCATGATGAGCAGCACCGAGATCGTCGTGCGGATGCCCGGCAGCGTGATGTGCCACATCTGCTTGAGCCGGTTCGCGCCGTCGACTCGCGAGGCCTCGTACAGCTCCGGGTCGATGCCGGAGATAGCGGCCAGGTAGATGATCGCGTTCCAGCCGAGCTCCTTCCACAGGTCGGAGGCGGTGACGATGCCCCAGAACCACTCCCCCTTGGCGAGGAACTGGATCGGCTCGTCGATCAGGTTCAGGCCGAGCAGCAGGTCGTTCACCGCGCCGCCTTCGGTGGACAGCATCTTGGTGACGATGCCGGCGACGACGACCCAGGAGACGAAGTGAGGCAGATACGATATCGTCTGCACCGTCCGCTTGAAGTATTTTCCTCTCAGCTCGCTGAGCAGCACCGCGAACAGGATCGGCACCGTGAACCCGACGATCAGCCCCATGAAGCTCATCGCCAGCGTGTTGCGCAGCACCAGGTAGAAGCGCTCGTCCGTGAACAGGTCGACGAAGTGCTTGAAGCCGACCCAGTCCTGCTCCATGAACGTCCGGCCCGGCTTGAAGTTCTGGAACGCCATCGTCCAGCCCCACAGCGGCAGGTAGCTGAACACGAACACCCATAGCACGAACGGAATGGACATGAAGTAGAGCACCTTCTGCGACTTCATCTTGCTCCAGAAGCGGGAGAGTCCGCTCTGCCCGGCCACGGCCGCAGCCGCCTGCTTGCCGGGCGTCTTGTCTGTGTATGCTTCCAAGGCTGCTCTCGACCTCCTTGCCTGGGGACGCGCCTTGACGGCGCGCCTTCCGAGGCTGTCTCGGCTGGCGGATGCCCGCAGACGCATGCCGGGCGCGGCTCGCCTGCAGGCAACGGGCGCCGGCGCGTCGCCTGGCGGCGCGTTTTACGGGCGCATCTGCACGCTTTCGCCGCGGCGAGCCGACTGCGGATTCGACAGCGCTCCGTCGGAGCGCCGCTCGGCCGGTTGCCGTTTGTCCGCCAACCTCATGCCTTCATGGTAACGCATACAGAATGCGCTTCCTACGGGATGAATCAGGGCGAAAATCAGATAGAAATCGGAGATTTGTGAAAGCGATTTCGTCAAGGCGGATAGACGCTCGGCTGGGACCGCAGGTCGGCAGCAAGGAGCGCAGGTCGGCGGCTCGGACCCCGGGTCGGCGGCTGGGACCGCAGGTCGGCGGATCGGACCCCGGGTCGGCGGCTCGGACCGCAGGTCGGCGGCTCGGACCGCAGGTCGGCGGCTGGACCGCAGGTCGGCGGCTGGACCGCAGGTCGGCGGATCGGACCCCGGGTCGGCAGCAAGGAGCGCGAGTCGGCGGCTGGGCTGTATGAACGTCTTTATGAGCAGGATGGATAGGGTCATTCCCTGGTTCCTCTTAAGCCCCCTAATTGGAATGGAGAGTACCCTAGGGAATCAGGTACACTTAATCCAAGAGGTGATGAGGACGATGAGACAACGGAATCAGGTCTTTGAAGAAGTCCGCAACAAGGTGGCTCAGGAGGCGCTGGCTGGGATCCGGACCGGCGTGCTTGCACGGAAGTATGATGTTTCTCCAAAGACCATCCGCAATTGGGTGCGGGAGTACCAGGAAAAGATGGGCGACGATGCCCTCCCGACGATCGACCAGCGGATCGACGACGCCAAGCGGCTGGCGGAGCTAGAAGCCAAATACGATCAGGCGCTGAAGGCATTAGGCGAGAAAGAGCTGGAAAACAAAATTCTGCAGGAACTTGTAAAAAAGACCCGCCCTGCCTCGATGAACGGCTTGCCGTCGCCGAATCATTCATCGAGCAGGGACACGCGGTAGCTCCTGTTCTTCGCACCTCCGGTGTCTCCAGCTCGACGTACTATAGCCGTCGGAGCCGGATCGATTCGGACCGGCCAGCTCCAGTCTCTGTCGGGCGTCCCTGCTCCTCCTTCACCCTCACCCGATCCGGAAAGCCAATCTGCAACGAGCAGGTCAAAGAATGGCTGCTCGAGCTTGTTTCCGGCGAAGAGCACGGCTACGGCTATTCCATGCTGACGGACTGCCTGCGCAGCCAATACAACCTTGTCATCAACAAGAAAAAGGCGTACCGGTTCTGCCAAGAGCTCGGCGTGCTTCATTCCCAACGAAAAAAGCAAGTGCAGCATCCCCGGCGGTTGGCGCGAAACCATACCATTACCGGATCCAACCAGCTGTGGCAGCTGGATATTAAATATGGCTACGTGGCTGGCTACGGCCAATTTTTCTTCCTTGCGGATATGATTGATGTGTTTGACCGTACGATTGTGGGCTACCATCTGGGCTCCAGCTGCAGCGCCAAGTCGGTGTGCAGCATGGTGAAGCGTGCGCTAGAACAGCGAATTGCCCCAGGCGCAGCCATGCCGATTATTCGTACGGACAATGGACCTCAATTCGTGAGCCGCGCCTTTGGAGAGCTTGCGCAGCAGGCAGGATTTGTCCACGAACGCATCCCGCCCAAGACGCCGAACATGAATGCGTACATAGAGTCCTTTCATGCCACGCTGGAGCATTGGGTGCTGCGCAAGGAACAGTTCGAGACATTCGATGAAGCCTTCCATGCGGTGGAGGAGTTTATGGATTTTTACAACAACCGCAAGATGCATGGGAGCCTGGCACGACGCTCCCCCGCAGACTTCATGGCGTGGGTCTCCGAGCAAAAACCGGATCTTACCCGATTCCAGCGTGCTGTCTGACCGAGCATGAAGGCCAAAAAAGAAGGTATACAGAGAGACACCCTGATGAAGGGGTCTAGTCTCCACAATTAGGGGGCTGAACCGGTTCCGCCGATCCAAGGCAGATATGTGCCTTGATTTTAGAGGTTCAAGCTCCCTTTTGCTGAACCAAGGCAGATATGTGCCCTGGATTGAGAGGCTCAAGCTCGGTTCCATTCATCCAAGGCAGTTTTATGCCTTGAAGGTTGAATTTCAAGCTCGGTTCCGCTAATCCAAGGCAGTTTTGTGCCTTGAATTCAGATGGCCTAACAAGGCCCCCTCCTCGTTTCCTCGTTTACCGCTTCTCCCGCTAATCGAGGCACTGTCGACTCCCTCGCTCATCCGTTCCACGCTCTACCTTCCGACCAGAGCACTTTCGACTCCCTCGCTCCACGCTCTACCTTCCGACCAGGGCACTTTCGACTCCCTCGCTCATCCGTTCCACGCTCTACCTTCCGACCAGGGCACTCTCGACTCCCTCGCTCCACGTTCTTCCCGCCAACCAGGCTTGCATCCGTCCCACGCCCGTCCCCCTATTCAAAGCACTTTCGTTCCTCATCGGCTCATGCTGCTCCGTCGGCTGCACGCAGCTTGGCCGAGTCGCCGCCGCGCGTTCCCTTGCTAGACTCAGGCCAAAAACAAAAGCCGCCCAGGCATCCCTTGGACGGCTAAGCCTAGCTGAAGGCGAATCCATCGCAGCATCCTGCCAGGGACAGCGACAGGCATGCCCGCTCATCGCGCGGGCATGCCGCTGCGTCACACGCCTTCGCTGCCGCCGGCGCCGCTGCGTCTTCGCTTCCGCCTTGTCGCCGCCTCGCTTGCTCCCGAATCTACGCCTGCAGCTCGACCGTCACCGTCGCCTCGCCGCCCCAGCCGCTCAGCCAGACGGCTCCGTCCTCGAGCCGCGCTCCCGCGCCGGTGACGGACGCCGCCGCCGGCAGGCCGCCGTGCAGCGTCAGGCGCAGCGGCTTGCCTGCGCCGGATACGTGCAGCGTCAGCGTGCCGCCGGAGCGCGACACGCTCGCCGTCAGCTGCGGCGCGCCCTTCAGGTCGCGCACGGCCGCCTCGGCCGAGGCGCCGTCCTCCAGCGCGTACAGCGCCAGCTCGACGCCGTCGGCGTGATCGTAGTCCGGACGGCCGTCCTCCGCGCCGAGCGCGAGCAGCGTGTTCGGCCGCACGAGCAGCGGCAGGCTGAGGAAGCCGTGGCGCTCCTTGCGCCAGCGGCCGCCGGGCACCGTCTCGCCCGTCAGCAACGACGTCCACTCGCCCTCCGGCACGTAGTACGCGACGTCGCCGCTCTCGGTGAAGATCGGCGCGACGAGCAGCGAGCGGCCGAGCATATACTGGCGGTCGAGCGTCTCCGCGGCCGGATCGTCCGGGAACTCCAGCAGCATGGCGCGCATGCCCGGCACGCCCTGCTCGTGCGCCTCGGCCGCCGTATCGTACAGGTACGGCATAAGCTTCATTTTCAGCCGGGTGAACGTCCGCGTCACCTCTACCGACTCCTCGTCATATGCCCAAGGCACCCGGTACGACGTGCTGCCGTGCAGGCGGCTGTGCGTGGACAGCAGGCCGAACTGCAGCCAGCGCTTGAACACATGCGCCGGCGCCGTGTTCTCGAAGCCGCCGATATCGTGGCTCCAGAAGCCGAAGCCGCTCAGTCCGAGCGACAGGCCGCCGCGCAGGCTTTCGGCCATCGACTCGTAGTCGGCGTAGCAGTCCCCGCCCCAGTGCACCGGGAACTGCTGGCCGCCGGCCGTCGCGGAGCGCGCGAACACCGCCGCCTCGCCCTGGCCGAGCTTGCGCTCGATCGCCTCGAACACGACCTTGTTGTACAGGAAGGTGTAGTAGTTGTGCATGCCCTGCGGGTCCGAGCCGTCATGGTACGCGGCATCCGTCGGGATGCGCTCGCCGAAGTCCGTCTTGAAGCTGTCGACGCCCATGTCCATCAGCTCGTCCAGATAACCCGCGTACCACGCGCAGGCGTCCGGGTTGGTGAAGTCGACGAGCGCCATGCCCGGCTGCCACAGGTTCGTCTGCCACAGGCCGCCGCCCGGCTTGCGCAGCAGGTAGCCGCGCTCCTTGCCCTCGCGGAACAGCCGCGAGCGCTGCCCGATGTACGGGTTGATCCAGACGCAGACGCGCAGGCCTTTGTCCTTGAGCCGCTTCAACATGCCGGCCGGATCGGGGAAGACGCGCTCGTCCCACTTGAAGTCCGTCCAGTGGAATTCCTTCATCCAGAAGCAGTCGAAATGGAACACCGACAGCGGCAGGTCGCGCTCCGCCATCCCGTCCACGAATGAAGTCACCGTCGCCTCGTCGTACTCTGTCGTGAACGACGTCGACAGCCACAGGCCGAACGACCACGCCGGCGGCAGCGCCGGCTTGCCGGTCAGATCGGTGTAGCGGCCGAGCACCTCCTTTGGCGTCGGGCCGTCGACGACATAATAGTCCAGCGTCTCGCCGGGGAGGCTGAACTGCACCTTCTTGACCTTTTCCGAGGCGACCTCCAGCGACACCGCGCCGGGCTCGTCGACGAACACGCCGTAGCCGCGGCTCGTCAGGTAGAACGGGATGTTCTTGTACGCCTGCTCGGAGCTCGTGCCGCCGTCCTTGTTCCAGATGTCCACGATCTGGCCGTTCTTCACGAACGAGGTGAAGCGCTCGCCGAGGCCGTACACGCTCTCCCCGACCGTCAGATCCAGCTCCTCGCGGGTGTACGGCTCGCCGTCCGGCCCCGTCACATGGGCGATCGACTTGAACGCGCTGCCCGTCAGCCTCTCCTCTCCCCGATAAAAGGCCATCGACCACTGCGGCCCTTTGCTCATGCGCAGGGAAAGGCTTCCGCTCGTCAGCTCGGCGTAGTCGTCCGTCTCGCGGATCGCGGCGAAGCTGTCCGGGCTTGCCGCCCGGCTCAGCTCGAAGCGCGGGCCTCGCTCCCGCCCGCCCTCGAAGTGGGAGATGCTCACGCCGATGATGCCCTCGCGCGGCGCATGGGCGCGCACGGTCAGCAGCTGCGTGTTGATCATCGCGCCGCGGCCGGGGAGCGGCGTCGTGGAGAGGTAGGCGGTCAGGCCGCCGTCCTCGGAGACGATCTCATGCGCCTGCACGGCGCCGTCGATGGCGAAGCCTTCGCGGACGAGCCAGTTTCCGTCGGTGAATTTCATGGGGAGGAACCATCCTTCCGTATCGGGAGTGTAAGCGTTATACTGACAGTATACCGATGGACGGACGGTTCATCTTGCAGATTTACGCGAACTTTCTAACACAATTCTGATCGACGAGGAGCGGAAGCGCGGCTATGGACAACGAGAAGGCCTCGCTGGAAGGCGGCGGGCAGCCGATGGTTGATCCGGACGGAGCAGAAGAAGCGGATTCAAGGAGAGACACGGGCTTGGCAGGAGATGAAACTTCACGGGAGAGGCGGATTCGATGAGAGACGGGGGCTTGGCGCGAGACGGGGCTTCGACGGGAGAGGCGGATTCGATGAGAGACGGGGCTTCGACGGGAGAGGCGGATTCGATGAGAGACGGGGCTTCGACGGGAGAGGCGGATTCGGCGCAAGGCGAGCCGTTTGGCTCTGCAGCAGGAAGCGCCGAGCGCAAGGAGCGCTTCGAGCGCCTGCGGGAGGCCCGCCACCACAACGAGGCGCGCCGGCTGTTCGGCAGCTACGAGTATCGGTACGGTCCAGGCGAGCATGTGATCGAGGCGCACTGGCATGAGGAGATGGAGTGGCTGTACGTCGCCGAGGGGGAGACGCTGCTGCAGATCGGCACGGAAAGCCTGCTGCTGCAG encodes:
- a CDS encoding response regulator, which produces MFKLLIVDDEPAIREGLQTLVDWERHGFRVAGLGVDGEDGLRQFRELRPDLVVVDIRMPRRSGLELVEEIRRLDSACRVLVLSGHADFAYAQQAIRLGIEGYLLKPVDEEELEAYAERISLALREERREARGQAEEAGREAALLALLDGEDGALAEAAAGSALAGGSGPWRALLVEPPDGGAARLEQLRERLSAHAGAAGLGPVARRAGAAVLLVPGGEAGLRAARRLLEEALAEEGCTAALGADAGAGELARSCREAEALLRHRFVLEPDLVHERLPEPLEARLEPGGARGPLPGPEATAQLAKRLAQAVETGNAERVRETLEEAAWSFAAADSSRPAAAGAMAELCGLTLSELASSIDGFAPAAHAGLAAGVYRQDRLGGLLAELERQLAELSAELDAGDSGSVLRRMLAYMERHYSEPLRLEMLAGLYGYNSGYLGKLFKSHTGLSFNAYLDQLRIERAIAMLEGGMKVRQAAEKVGYGNVDYFHAKFKKATGMPPSAYKKSAGSGSGLSGAPRI
- a CDS encoding sensor histidine kinase, translating into MRALASRMSRSFHNLRLKNQLFIAFLIVVLIPVLIAGLFLTAAYRSNVLEQATRQTTNNVDKIVTQISDVLRVPIDLSDDYMISESLKEVASGRYETVYEATKALWDFTSFTDASSLYREVSGIRLYHGNPTLLNNGEFVLETPEIGRQPWHQAAMGRDGIHWRYVAGESVLDGKQLSLVRRIPFAEYRSSGILVIEVNPALFNAMLKQEPYDTMIADADGTIAAARNSAWVGRNLRELDMPGIAELGAGTYEQQIDGEAYRVVIEDLMPRSSVEGLRIVSLFQVQSIVGEANRVALLGLGVLGASMAVGFVLIWIVSTMLTRRTLVLYRNMSRISKGDFSVHSDIQGNDEIGLLSRQFNSMVANIRELMAEVEDSHRQRIAMEVRQRDIKLKMMASQINPHFLFNALESIRMRIHMKGEKEIASVVRMLGRLIRNNIEIGSRHIPLAEELEIVRYYLEIQKFRYGSDRLAYELEAAGAAGATLVPPLIVQPLVENAVVHGLEGIGSGGRVTVRARLAEDGALEVEVADNGVGMPPERLAQVREALDDEAEDKGHRIGLRNVHQRLALGFGRESGLTVESREGHGTRVFFRIRDKEG
- a CDS encoding ABC transporter substrate-binding protein is translated as MHRRKTRTASMLVLAGMLAVSAGCSGNGNGNGNAPATNAGTNAGTDAGGEATADPITFSFFGADASPNWNNMQDEVGKAITEKTGVTIKAEYAVSGGGTDKIALMAASGQYPDLVFAKGDINKLVDAGAVLDLTDLIEEHAPNLKKVYGKYMQRLKYSKEDEAIYVLPTNDSIDQTYFDAGGGFELQQRVLKELGYPQIKTLEDYENAIKTYYAKHPTTDGQPTIPLTLDADNWRIMITVTNPAFLATGLPDDGEYYINPETYEASFHIKRPEEREYIRWLNKMFNEGLLDKEAFVQKSDQYKAKIASGRVLGLIDQEWGYSDAENAIKTKEDGAYTYAHLPVTMSSEFKDASFAPTGFMAGYGIAITESCKDPVRAIKFLDWLASDEGQVLRNWGIEGQHYQVQDGKRVIPADIQKQKTEDNSNFTKKTGIGLYFAMGPHYGDGVKDPSGNYYTTNFPEQIIEGYTAAEKETLQAYGASTWIDLFPKPSEFKERPYGAAWNIPAPTDPDYNVIFKKAEDIIWKKVPEAILAKPADFDKVFDDMLAQLEKVNLKKAEEIYTQAVKDRVEQWSAK
- a CDS encoding carbohydrate ABC transporter permease, with the protein product MARATAGSFNATRGEKTFDVINIIIMLVLLVVTLYPFLNVLAISLNNSQDTVRGGISIFPRQFTFENYRVIFAYEGLLQGLQVSVLRTVVGTLLGLVSASMLAFTLSRVDFQARRFVSVFLALTMYFSGGLIPVYLLMRDLNLIGTFWIYVLPGMVGAFNVFIIRSFIDGLPYALQESAKLDGANDFTIYWRIILPLCKPALATIALFLAVGQWNAWFDTYLYNGSNETWTTLQYELMKVLQSTQQGGANMRGSNEDMSKLMNQVSPESIKMAITIVVTVPILVVYPFLQRYFVGGMTLGAVKA
- a CDS encoding ABC transporter permease; translation: MKSQKVLYFMSIPFVLWVFVFSYLPLWGWTMAFQNFKPGRTFMEQDWVGFKHFVDLFTDERFYLVLRNTLAMSFMGLIVGFTVPILFAVLLSELRGKYFKRTVQTISYLPHFVSWVVVAGIVTKMLSTEGGAVNDLLLGLNLIDEPIQFLAKGEWFWGIVTASDLWKELGWNAIIYLAAISGIDPELYEASRVDGANRLKQMWHITLPGIRTTISVLLIMSIGHLISIGFEKQFLLGNNLVMDYSEVLDLYALNYGLNLSRFSFGTAIGIFNSVVSILLLFAANGVLKKVTKESIM
- a CDS encoding transposase: MRQRNQVFEEVRNKVAQEALAGIRTGVLARKYDVSPKTIRNWVREYQEKMGDDALPTIDQRIDDAKRLAELEAKYDQALKALGEKELENKILQELVKKTRPASMNGLPSPNHSSSRDTR